In the Vanessa atalanta chromosome 24, ilVanAtal1.2, whole genome shotgun sequence genome, aaaatcaaatatatatctacttTCCTATAAACTTTACGAGGAAAacgttaatttgttaataaaaatattaattgtctaTGAAAATGTCTTATTGTTCtggattaaataatttgtacgaCAAAAAAGTACATATGTCAGGAAGGACTATGCTGCACGcatgttcaataataaatagttatataaagtaTCAAAAGATATACTAGACAAGATACTTATCGtggcaataaaaaaacatactctATTTTAGTCGGACTCAGGGTAGACAAGcaatttaaaatagacattttcaatataaaataaaaaggcctATGCGTTTCTGTTTAGGAAACTCGACGTTATTTGTATCTAGTTAATGTTTAAACACTAAACTTATTAATCCTTGATATACCAGTTTTAACTGGATCTACCCAGTATTTTAAAACGTGCCTACcgggtttttattatattttgttaccaaCGACTAGTTTTAGCTAACTAAATTTTGTTTCTAGAATGCCTACGACATACGAAATCATCCGTGTTGTCAAGAACCGAGCGAGAATATATCCCTGGCTATGATCATCGACGCTTATGAGATCTACGGCCACGATCCCACTGATAAACTGGACCATTTGGCGCATTATCAGATCGAAATGATGAAGATTAAGAGAGCTCCTGATCAGGTACCGTTTGGAAAAATGAGTACCTATTCCAGATATCCTGATCTCCTTGTGTATGAATTTCCAGGAaaagcaatataattaaaataaaactctgaAATATACTATCTACTAATAtataaactgaaaaataaacttaatttgtcCAGTAGGCCATCTGCGACCATAAGAATCAATACTTACAAATAACCTTACATCTAACTACTCGTACATGCTCTTAGTCAGTATGTGCCCTTTGGGAGTTGTGAATCGTTACagcaaataaatgtaaagaaatacATACAAAGATACTTGGTAACCGaactaatatataatcatcTACTTGTCTAACAGATGCTGCTTTGCAATACTTCTTATATTTCTTCGTAAATCATTATCTTGATACAACTCACGCCTATTATGCTACTATACCAGAAATCTTTACGCGCGTGTCAACAATAACTGCATAAAATTTCAACGCATGCGAAAAACAAACTCttgaatactaataaaaataattattttgttaaaatttgtcTTTCAGTTCATAATCAATGAACACGTGCATATTGCAACGGATCATCTCGCAAGATTTATTACTATGCACATTAAGGAATTAAAGGTAACTTTTTTGAGTAGCTTTAAACCATGTTCATACCGTAACATCCCTTTTACTTCTGTTTAAGTTTggaatatattatctgtatggAGGTAAATATTGATGACTGATCTCTGAATGGCGGTTCGcttaaatgtaactttttctTAACATGCATTAAAGTGCAAGAAAAGTGCAGGTGTAATTCTTCTAACAAATCGAAAGGCTATCGCAGTCGAATCAAGACGTAAACGCGGTAACGTTTACGTTTAAGCCGAGTTCCTACTCTACAACGACCGTATCGTAATCGATATGAATCAGCAGAATATTGGTCCTTAATTACGGTTAAGCTGAGGTTGTGAGGAAAAGTCGAAGTTGGATTGGAATAAGGTCGGAAACGTATCTTGGTCCCCTGCATAGGTTTTacagaattaatatttaattaggtctttttatgttttagtaGCTGAGctagttttttttctatacaggTATTATTAATCGCTTTGGACGATACAATAGACAATATGTTGACGATGTACGATAACCACAATGCTATAAAAACAGAAAGGGTTGCCACGTATAACTCTGGAGCTGGAGGTGCTGTTCCTTcggaattttatttaagtcaagGTAAAATCGACATCGATCGACTAGATaccattgttattaatttagattgcttaaacatcataattatatactgtaaatatcataaataaatattggacaacatcacatacattattctgatcccaatgtgagtagctaaagcacttgtgttatgtaaaatcagaagtaactatGGTACCACATACATACAgacacaagacaacatagaaaactaatgaaatttttctacatcgactcggccgggaatcgaattcgggatctcggagtggcgtacccatgaaaaccggtgtacacactactcgaccatgaaTGCATAAATCAAGAGAGACTGAAGACAGGCTACGAAACGatattattcaaaagtaaaCTATCACCTCAGAAATATCCTACTGCTGGCTGGTATTCTCTGCTCTTTTTGAAGAAGCCTTCAAAACTTTTCCATAAGATCTccttttttagattttttttaagttgcattttattattatatcttctaCTTTCAGAATTTTACTGTGGtaagaatgtatatatatttatatccgaGCTATACAGCGATATATATAACATCGGAAGAGGTATCACTCCCCACTGTAGGGGTCGAGGCTTCCATTTCTTGGGCTTTGTCCACTTCATGGACGATAACAAGTACTTTCTTGAAGAAGATCCGAGTGTCGCGTTCGAAATGGACAATTACATACACGGATTGGAATGTCACCTTGGCATTTGCATATTTAGGTATGTAAAATTGCATATCCTATTACCTCCTGCATTCCTTATGATAAAATCTAGAAGAACTACAGATATAATggcctcaattttttttttaattgatttacgaGCGAGGACGAgtatatgggctacctgattaTAAAtggtcactgcccatagacaatggcgatgtaagaaatattaaccattccttacatcgcaaagCCAActccaatcttgggaactaagatgtttgattgtgcctgtagttacactggctcactcacccttcaaaccggaacacaacaatactgagaactgttgtttggcggtagaatatctgatgagtgggtggtacctacccagacgggcttgcacaaggcactacctaccaagtaaattattaattagtttccattttatatatttatatagactatACATAATTACTCTAAAAACTACAAATCCAGTATCAaaacttctataataatattgcagATTTCCGTTCAAGAAGAGCCTCCAGCACGTTAGGGACGTGTCATCGCTTCCAAAGGCGATCGTTAAATGCGGTCTCGTGATGTACAAACTACCGCCATTAACCGCTGTTTCGTGTATCATCACGTCGGGCTCGTTTATATTGGACTTCAATGTTCAAGGCATACGCTTTAGACACTATGATTACATGTTGGTATGTATtcgatggtatttttttaatagagagGAATCTGAAGAGATAATCctctatatatattaacaaataaattgacaaaaaatagtAGGGAGAGGAGAATGGAAGAGAAGGGgaaattaaaagtatacataccacgttttatttctatacataataacgtaataaggttttgtgtaattattatctaccgttacttataaataaagatttaataaaagccTATTATGACTCCTCGTCATGAATGAACAAACCTGTGATGGTACTTTTTGTATATCAACTATTTAGACGTATAATTAACACCTtccttattaaattttcaagccTATAATACTGCAGAATTTTGGACCTCTCTCGTAACTGTTGAAAGCTAATTAGCATGTTTTTAcaaggctatttttttttatctctgcACTCCATTCACAAATCGAGTcttattttgtagtttttaccAAACGGACACTCATACTACACGAAAGAGAAGTTCACCCCTCTAGTATGCGACCACCACGTGTGCGAGTGGAACAACACTAACTTTTATGGAGGTAAGAAATTATTGCGTAATTTTCAGATCAtagactaaatttatattttaatcaatagtgcaattataaaaaaatatatatatattgaaaccacaaatgtataaattttatatgtatatttaaatggcaAGTAGGTTATACGTGTAGGTACACGTGAATATTGGACCCGCGTTTCAAGTATTTCAATCGTAAGTAGGaattttgaattcaatttaaaattaacaaacgaataataaacgataatattgcattatatacaatatcatTTTCAGGTCCCTTTATTATCCCGGGAGATCCCGGTACGGGATTATCCCCTATACCACCATTCATCGAACAGACTACAGAAGCGTACCATCTCTCCACCGAACCACCTGGACATGAATTTGCAAATATTACATGTAAGTTACTTGGCATCACTTTTCACATTTACCTCCAAATGACAAATGACTACGAATTAAAAAAGAGTAGTAAATGTCTATGGGAAAATCCAATTGTATTTGATATTGCGCCAGATAACTACATAACCTATGTACGAGTAAGGTTTATATTggatatataagtaataataattacttatgatatatattgagtgaatagttcccccatacaattttgttataaaatgccAATCGCCCACCGGTAGTGAAaggcttgttcgagccgtcgaagcgatcggacatcctcagcttggaataaatcaaacaaGAATATTTCCTGCGTTTAGCTTCATaccttcgaggatggatagaaatccaaaccctGACGTAAACAATTCGTGACGTAAACAATGCTGactacatgtttttttaaaaacaagctgaGACAAGCTACTTTATCATAtatctataattctatatatataaaaaaggttaaaattttattaggaTGAATAGTAGATactatgttaaaaaaagttagGTACGAGTGCATTCCAGTTCAAAAGGTCAATGACGcagatttacaataaaatttcatacggtaAGTAGTTATAATATGCTACATATACCTGGTGGCTGGCAACATTTTAAACCAATAAATGTCGATAACAACAGATAAATGTTACCGGTAAAATAAATCGTAACGTTTATTATAGATTCGTTGGACGGTTGCTGGTTCATGTTCCCGCCTAACTACGGCTCCATAGCCGGCGTCAGCTACCTCGACCCGCTCACCGTCAACGAGTACAGATACACATGCTCGGGAGCAGGAAACAATAAGGTGatcattgtatatataatatatacatatatacacaattttgttttgttactagGATTAAATTGATATAACCTAATGGTACTAAGCTATAATATTTAACCGGGAGAAGACGCAATCAAAAgttac is a window encoding:
- the LOC125073448 gene encoding uncharacterized protein LOC125073448, whose translation is MYLRIVRLIVIFLFSSCFTRIVNAYDIRNHPCCQEPSENISLAMIIDAYEIYGHDPTDKLDHLAHYQIEMMKIKRAPDQFIINEHVHIATDHLARFITMHIKELKVLLIALDDTIDNMLTMYDNHNAIKTERVATYNSGAGGAVPSEFYLSQEFYCGKNVYIFISELYSDIYNIGRGITPHCRGRGFHFLGFVHFMDDNKYFLEEDPSVAFEMDNYIHGLECHLGICIFRFPFKKSLQHVRDVSSLPKAIVKCGLVMYKLPPLTAVSCIITSGSFILDFNVQGIRFRHYDYMLFLPNGHSYYTKEKFTPLVCDHHVCEWNNTNFYGGPFIIPGDPGTGLSPIPPFIEQTTEAYHLSTEPPGHEFANITYSLDGCWFMFPPNYGSIAGVSYLDPLTVNEYRYTCSGAGNNKGLYWYPQWMGAPPHHPYQRSGDTPSELNAGVPGAFYPHLQGELPSELNLPSRKNGND